A window of the Natranaerobius trueperi genome harbors these coding sequences:
- a CDS encoding nuclease-related domain-containing protein, whose product MIEINYEKSERSILVKKKAQLEKYNQKHRKVKRNLYVAYIKKFLPFNSPNTKQLRASLRKVEKNIDRLTKELIALEKGAYGEKLVTDTLKESLNDQFYLISNYTFQHNGTSYEIDHIVIGPTGIFFLEAKNLNGRIFVFDEESKWLKTPLNNPDALKVPFKNPQFQLSKARDAFFKSHSSEVLDTSVNFAVVFPRNSCLLLGREQTSTIPVLYNDEVSEYIQSYKESLSTSYIKYWIKMLIGSD is encoded by the coding sequence ATGATAGAAATTAATTATGAAAAATCTGAACGTAGTATTTTGGTTAAAAAGAAAGCACAGTTAGAAAAGTATAATCAAAAACACCGGAAAGTAAAACGCAATCTATATGTTGCGTATATAAAAAAATTTTTACCATTTAACAGTCCAAATACAAAACAATTAAGGGCTTCTCTTAGAAAGGTAGAAAAAAACATAGACCGATTAACTAAAGAATTAATTGCTTTAGAAAAAGGAGCGTACGGTGAAAAGTTAGTTACAGACACACTTAAAGAAAGTCTAAATGATCAATTTTATTTGATAAGTAACTATACTTTTCAACATAATGGGACAAGCTATGAAATTGATCATATAGTAATAGGGCCGACTGGAATATTTTTTTTAGAGGCGAAAAACCTAAATGGTCGAATTTTTGTATTTGATGAAGAAAGTAAATGGTTAAAGACACCACTTAACAATCCAGATGCTCTTAAAGTACCATTTAAAAACCCACAATTTCAATTATCTAAAGCAAGAGATGCATTTTTTAAGTCACATTCTAGTGAAGTACTTGATACTTCAGTTAATTTTGCTGTTGTTTTTCCTAGAAATAGTTGTTTATTATTAGGTAGAGAGCAAACATCTACTATACCAGTACTATATAATGATGAAGTATCTGAATATATTCAAAGTT
- a CDS encoding MBL fold metallo-hydrolase, translating to MKLKKPIAVRVLGRYSPYPPKNGNCSGYLLTIENKKILFDCGNGILSNLQNYFDVSELSAVFISHFHEDHVADLVALRHAYETSIKMGNATNPLAIYVPRKPQEQVDKLSSYEGFDVKALEENDHINIGEIDITCIKTEHPLYCLAYRLEYNDKIFAYTGDTAYKEDSSLIDFISNSDLLLAETSFTEKNKKGHEDYHMSAKEAALLAKNANVKRLIMTHLHPLIDTKELLNEASKVFSDSSLAVENTSYLI from the coding sequence TTGAAATTAAAAAAACCGATAGCTGTTAGAGTTTTAGGAAGATACAGTCCTTATCCTCCGAAAAACGGAAATTGTTCAGGGTATTTATTAACAATTGAAAACAAAAAAATTTTATTTGATTGTGGAAATGGTATATTAAGTAATCTTCAAAATTACTTTGATGTATCAGAATTATCAGCTGTATTTATTAGTCATTTTCATGAAGATCATGTTGCAGATTTAGTGGCTTTAAGGCATGCTTATGAAACTTCTATAAAAATGGGTAATGCGACTAATCCATTAGCTATATATGTTCCTCGAAAACCACAAGAACAAGTTGACAAACTATCTTCTTATGAAGGTTTTGATGTTAAAGCTTTAGAAGAGAATGACCATATTAATATAGGTGAAATCGATATTACCTGTATCAAAACTGAACACCCTTTATATTGTTTAGCGTACCGGTTAGAATATAATGATAAAATCTTTGCTTATACTGGTGATACTGCTTATAAAGAAGACTCTTCTTTGATAGACTTTATTTCAAATTCAGATTTATTATTAGCAGAAACCAGCTTCACAGAAAAAAATAAAAAAGGACATGAAGATTATCATATGAGTGCTAAAGAGGCAGCACTTTTAGCAAAAAACGCAAATGTTAAACGACTGATAATGACGCATTTACATCCTTTAATAGATACAAAAGAACTTTTAAATGAAGCTTCAAAGGTATTTTCTGATAGTTCTTTAGCCGTTGAAAATACTTCATATTTGATTTAG